The Abditibacteriaceae bacterium genome includes a region encoding these proteins:
- a CDS encoding response regulator, translating to MHEAINPITLLSTPFEPPSPGRDEALAEALKTPLQQSLKVLIADDSPLVAKMLSTVLRRAGYEVVTAPDGIEAAQAIYREQPDVILLDIFMPRMNGYQVCRLIKQDALTSHIPVLINTASEGRSAEFWSRHTGADGFILKGVPSEELLAAIARVIESKPRVAPEDRARLEIPTAEEILSKVCALVDQELYATTVKSMELQTMLRNLTEGILIVDNDGFITSANHFLCSLLGIDESELKDRSCAEALNGCVTDTLRQLISEALASDSPVSRESEIIARDGAHSGHTTPVEISAVAVTDYMDETVGAICVFQDITRRREIQALNRLKNDLTDMIVHDLRTPLTSLLTGMQVMPSLGELNADQHEFMNISIEGGQTLLAMINDLLDISKMEDGSMQIAREPITAEDLLRRAMRQVSSLAEDKSLQLICDIGTGTPTLHVDDDKLTRTLVNLMSNAIKFTPANGSITLSVHFVSRPERRDSVVFACRDTGHGIPEAAFERIFEKFGQVKQHVGEHKMSTGLGLTFCKMAVEAHGGRIWVQSAVGQGSTFFFAVPTVAKPV from the coding sequence ATGCACGAAGCCATCAATCCCATCACGTTGTTGTCCACGCCTTTCGAGCCGCCCAGTCCGGGGCGTGATGAAGCTCTCGCTGAAGCGTTAAAAACTCCTTTGCAGCAAAGCTTGAAGGTTCTCATTGCCGACGATAGCCCTTTAGTTGCCAAGATGCTTTCGACGGTATTGCGACGCGCCGGTTACGAAGTAGTGACGGCCCCTGACGGCATCGAAGCGGCTCAGGCGATCTACCGCGAACAACCCGATGTGATTTTGCTGGACATTTTCATGCCGCGTATGAACGGCTACCAGGTCTGCCGTCTTATCAAACAAGATGCGCTCACGTCCCACATTCCCGTCCTGATTAATACTGCGTCCGAAGGGCGCAGCGCCGAGTTTTGGAGCCGCCATACCGGAGCCGACGGCTTTATTTTGAAAGGCGTGCCGTCCGAGGAACTGCTCGCGGCAATTGCGCGCGTCATAGAATCCAAACCGAGAGTCGCGCCTGAAGATCGCGCGCGACTCGAAATTCCGACAGCGGAAGAAATCCTGTCCAAAGTGTGCGCCCTGGTCGATCAGGAGCTTTATGCGACAACGGTTAAAAGCATGGAACTGCAGACCATGTTGAGAAACTTAACCGAAGGCATTCTCATCGTTGATAACGATGGCTTCATCACCAGCGCCAACCATTTTCTGTGCAGTTTGCTGGGCATTGACGAATCGGAACTTAAAGACCGCAGTTGCGCCGAAGCGCTGAACGGTTGCGTCACCGACACACTGCGCCAACTGATTTCGGAAGCTTTGGCAAGCGATTCTCCCGTATCGCGCGAAAGCGAAATCATAGCACGCGATGGCGCGCATTCCGGCCACACCACGCCCGTCGAAATCAGCGCAGTCGCCGTCACCGATTACATGGACGAAACCGTTGGCGCGATTTGCGTGTTTCAGGACATCACGCGGCGGCGCGAAATTCAGGCACTTAACCGCTTGAAAAACGACCTTACCGACATGATTGTGCATGACTTGCGAACGCCGCTGACATCGCTACTCACCGGAATGCAGGTCATGCCGTCGCTGGGCGAACTGAACGCCGACCAACACGAGTTCATGAATATTTCAATCGAAGGCGGCCAAACGCTGCTTGCGATGATTAACGATTTGCTGGACATCTCGAAGATGGAAGATGGCTCGATGCAAATCGCACGTGAGCCGATTACAGCCGAAGACCTGCTGCGTCGGGCGATGCGTCAGGTCAGTTCGCTCGCGGAAGATAAGAGCCTGCAACTCATTTGCGACATCGGAACCGGCACTCCGACACTTCACGTCGATGACGATAAATTAACACGCACTCTGGTGAATTTGATGTCGAACGCGATTAAGTTCACACCCGCCAACGGTTCAATTACGTTATCGGTGCATTTCGTATCTCGTCCCGAACGGCGCGATTCGGTGGTTTTTGCCTGCCGCGATACAGGCCACGGCATTCCCGAGGCCGCCTTTGAGCGCATCTTTGAAAAATTCGGTCAGGTGAAGCAACACGTCGGCGAACACAAAATGTCCACCGGACTTGGCCTGACGTTCTGCAAAATGGCTGTCGAAGCTCACGGCGGGCGAATCTGGGTGCAAAGCGCTGTGGGTCAGGGAAGCACCTTCTTTTTCGCTGTCCCAACAGTTGCCAAGCCTGTCTAG
- a CDS encoding GspE/PulE family protein — translation MTEQQLARALVQAGHITPQQVQDAAKNRAPGVGIAQALIDSGAVRTIDVLQIDPTAFDGAAANPVAAAPPAAEPDEEAIGLGQGGAPALDDSGVLFEGDNLERASDPVSGAIVHFCNALLRQAVEIGASDVHLEPQADGLLPRFRIDGHLRQGETLSADVQLPIISRFKVLAHLDITEQRLPQDGRFRATIGGRRFDFRVSSLPSIHGEKIVLRLLDHAALVTNLTKLGFSSDARASFEQMLNRSYGMILITGPTGSGKTTTLYAALAAAQDETKNVVTVEDPVEYELRGITQTNVNSDIGLSFATQLRAVLRQDPDVILVGEIRDTETADVAIRAALTGHLLLSTLHTNSAVAAITRLQDMDIAPFLIASSLSGVVAQRLVRAICRNCREVVSPESGEYQQAAIRFKLPEGTPIYHGRGCDACGGTGTRGRLAIVEVLHIDAALRRAIVQKLDSDALREIAVQNGMRTLWQDGMDKLTRGLTTAEEISRVLLGAQSEE, via the coding sequence ATGACAGAACAACAACTTGCGCGAGCCTTGGTTCAGGCTGGACACATCACACCACAGCAGGTACAAGACGCGGCAAAGAATCGCGCGCCGGGCGTTGGTATCGCTCAGGCCCTCATTGATTCGGGCGCAGTGCGAACGATCGACGTTTTGCAAATCGACCCAACGGCCTTTGATGGCGCTGCCGCTAACCCAGTGGCAGCCGCGCCTCCGGCTGCCGAACCTGACGAGGAAGCGATTGGATTGGGGCAAGGAGGCGCGCCAGCCCTCGACGATTCGGGCGTCCTCTTTGAAGGCGATAATCTCGAACGCGCCAGCGACCCTGTTTCCGGTGCGATTGTGCATTTCTGCAACGCGTTGCTACGACAAGCGGTGGAAATTGGTGCCTCCGATGTTCATCTGGAGCCGCAAGCCGACGGGCTTTTGCCCCGTTTTCGCATCGACGGCCATTTGCGACAAGGTGAAACACTTTCGGCGGATGTGCAGTTGCCAATTATTTCGCGCTTTAAAGTCCTCGCTCACCTCGACATCACCGAACAGCGGCTTCCACAGGACGGACGCTTTCGCGCCACCATCGGCGGGCGTCGCTTCGATTTTCGCGTTTCTTCCCTGCCGTCAATTCACGGTGAAAAAATTGTTTTGCGATTGCTCGATCACGCGGCTCTGGTCACGAACCTGACGAAGCTGGGGTTCAGCAGTGACGCGCGCGCCTCGTTCGAGCAAATGCTGAATCGCTCTTACGGCATGATTCTCATTACTGGCCCAACGGGTAGCGGCAAGACGACCACGCTTTACGCAGCGCTAGCCGCGGCGCAGGATGAAACCAAGAATGTCGTCACGGTCGAAGACCCGGTTGAGTACGAATTGCGCGGCATCACGCAAACCAACGTCAATTCGGATATTGGCCTTTCGTTCGCCACACAGTTGCGCGCGGTTCTGCGACAAGATCCCGATGTGATTCTCGTCGGCGAAATCCGCGACACTGAAACTGCCGACGTTGCCATCCGCGCCGCCCTCACCGGCCATCTTTTGCTTTCAACGCTGCACACAAATTCGGCGGTGGCCGCGATTACACGCTTGCAAGACATGGATATCGCGCCGTTTCTGATTGCGTCCAGCTTATCGGGCGTGGTGGCGCAACGCCTGGTGCGGGCGATTTGCCGCAATTGCCGCGAAGTGGTTTCTCCGGAAAGCGGAGAATATCAGCAGGCCGCAATTCGATTCAAACTGCCCGAAGGCACCCCAATTTATCACGGACGCGGCTGCGACGCGTGCGGAGGCACCGGCACGCGCGGGCGTCTGGCGATTGTCGAAGTACTTCATATCGACGCTGCGCTCCGGCGCGCGATTGTGCAGAAGCTCGATTCCGATGCGTTGCGCGAAATCGCTGTTCAAAACGGAATGCGCACTTTATGGCAGGATGGAATGGACAAACTCACGCGCGGCTTGACAACCGCTGAAGAAATCTCACGCGTTCTTCTCGGAGCGCAAAGCGAAGAATAA
- a CDS encoding response regulator transcription factor, translated as MMKSVILIVDDERLLAETIAINLQKAGFETIAAYDGESALAMARDHKPDLIVLDVMLPKVSGWEVCRALRTDSQYLTGVPVLMLTARGEESDKVIGLELGADDYLVKPFSMRELVARVRALLRRTAVVAAQPNETLQCGPVTMDIARHEVRVGTNGDAREVKLSLKEFELLKALLSQSGRAVPRETLLERVWGDDFFGDERTLDVHIRWLREKLESVPSQPAHILTVRGVGYKFKS; from the coding sequence ATGATGAAAAGCGTCATATTAATCGTGGACGATGAACGATTGCTCGCAGAAACCATTGCGATCAATTTGCAGAAGGCCGGTTTCGAAACTATTGCTGCATACGATGGCGAAAGTGCGCTCGCTATGGCGCGCGACCACAAGCCCGATTTAATCGTGCTCGATGTGATGTTGCCCAAAGTTTCAGGCTGGGAAGTCTGCCGCGCGTTGCGCACCGATAGCCAGTATCTAACAGGTGTCCCTGTGTTGATGCTCACAGCGCGCGGCGAAGAATCGGATAAAGTGATCGGCTTGGAACTCGGCGCTGACGATTATCTGGTCAAGCCGTTTTCGATGCGTGAACTTGTCGCCCGCGTGCGGGCCCTTTTGCGGCGCACCGCTGTTGTCGCGGCTCAGCCGAACGAAACTTTGCAATGCGGCCCGGTAACTATGGACATCGCGCGCCATGAAGTTCGCGTCGGCACGAATGGCGACGCGCGCGAAGTGAAGCTTTCCCTCAAAGAATTCGAATTGCTCAAAGCCTTGCTCTCGCAAAGTGGCCGCGCCGTACCGCGCGAAACACTCTTAGAGCGTGTTTGGGGCGACGACTTTTTCGGCGATGAACGCACGCTCGATGTTCATATTCGCTGGCTGCGCGAAAAGCTCGAATCTGTCCCCTCGCAGCCCGCACATATTCTCACCGTGCGCGGCGTGGGCTACAAGTTCAAAAGCTAG
- a CDS encoding aconitate hydratase gives MTQPHTAFDSLQTFSANSGDHKFYSLPALEKAGVGPISRLPVSIRVVLEAVLRNLDGKKISEEDVRTLANWAASAERTEEIPFVVARIVLQDFTGVPLLVDLAAMRSAAARLGANPQIIEPLVPVDLVVDHSVQVDVAGVKNALMLNMDIEFKRNGARYQFLKWGMGAFDSFKVVPPGIGIVHQVNLEFLAKGVLENNGVHYFDTLVGTDSHTTMINGLGIVGWGVGGIEAEAGMLGQPVYFLTPDVVGVHLSGALAEGVTATDLALHVTQLLRNAKVVGKFVEFHGDGAATLSLPDRATIANMAPEYGATMGFFPVDEECCNYLRLTGRSEEHIELYRAYHQAQGMFGMPKSGEIEYSQLLELDLSTVVPGVAGPKRPQDRINLPELKSTFADLFTKPVAQSGYAKTNDEFARRFATPIGVNGHSHEVMSGGGNQAMETVPVSTDLSGLDTANNTAAVTEEEMMSNRPTPDRVEDVPEGAYPAGQVDLGHGDVVIAAITSCTNTSNPGVMLAAGLVAKKAVERGLKVRPTVKTSLAPGSRVVTEYYEKTGLNEYLDTLGFQTVGYGCTTCIGNSGPLDPRIEDVVTANDLVVASVLSGNRNFEARVHQNVKANFLMSPPLVVAYALAGTVTKDLTTEAIGQDQDGNDIFLKDIWPTQAEVRDVLANAFDADTFTRMYSNFESQNPLWDNVPTSGGEIYAWDESSTYIQEPPFFKDFQMEPKAPGAIENARALAIFGDSVTTDHISPAGAIKPSSPAGSYLQEHGVAVEDFNSYGSRRGNDRVMTRGTFANVRIKNLMVPGIEGGVTKHQPDGETMSIYDAAEQYKAANTPLVIFAGQEYGTGSSRDWAAKGTSLLGVRAVVAESFERIHRSNLVGMGVLPLQFENGQNAASLGLDGTETFSLLGLESMTPRQSLQLEIKRTNGETETVTLRSRIDTPIEIDYYAHGGILPYVLRQLIAQGN, from the coding sequence ATGACCCAGCCGCACACCGCGTTCGATTCGCTGCAAACCTTTTCCGCCAATAGCGGGGACCACAAATTCTATTCCCTGCCCGCTTTAGAAAAAGCTGGCGTCGGCCCGATTTCACGCCTGCCGGTTTCGATTCGTGTTGTTCTCGAAGCGGTTTTGCGCAACCTCGACGGCAAAAAAATCAGTGAAGAGGATGTGCGCACTTTGGCCAACTGGGCTGCTAGTGCTGAACGCACCGAGGAAATCCCGTTCGTAGTCGCCCGCATTGTGTTGCAAGATTTTACCGGCGTGCCGCTACTCGTCGATTTAGCGGCCATGCGGAGCGCCGCCGCGCGTTTGGGCGCGAACCCGCAGATCATCGAGCCGCTTGTTCCCGTCGATCTCGTTGTTGACCATTCGGTTCAAGTCGATGTCGCCGGCGTCAAGAATGCTTTGATGCTCAACATGGACATCGAATTCAAGCGCAACGGTGCGCGCTACCAGTTCTTGAAATGGGGCATGGGCGCATTCGACAGCTTCAAAGTTGTGCCGCCGGGAATCGGCATCGTGCATCAGGTAAATCTGGAATTTCTCGCTAAAGGCGTCCTCGAAAACAACGGCGTTCATTATTTCGATACGCTCGTCGGCACCGATTCGCACACCACGATGATTAACGGTCTGGGAATCGTCGGTTGGGGCGTTGGCGGTATCGAAGCCGAAGCCGGAATGCTCGGCCAGCCGGTTTACTTCCTGACTCCCGATGTTGTCGGTGTGCATCTTTCCGGCGCGCTTGCGGAAGGCGTTACCGCAACCGACCTTGCACTGCACGTCACGCAATTGTTGCGCAACGCCAAAGTTGTCGGCAAGTTCGTTGAATTTCACGGAGACGGTGCGGCCACTCTTTCGCTTCCCGACCGCGCGACGATTGCCAACATGGCTCCCGAATACGGCGCAACGATGGGCTTCTTTCCAGTTGACGAAGAATGCTGCAACTACCTTCGCCTGACAGGACGCAGCGAAGAACACATCGAACTTTACCGCGCGTATCATCAAGCGCAGGGAATGTTCGGAATGCCGAAGTCGGGCGAAATTGAGTATTCGCAATTGCTCGAACTCGACCTGAGTACGGTCGTTCCCGGTGTTGCCGGCCCGAAGCGTCCGCAAGACCGCATCAACCTGCCGGAATTGAAAAGCACCTTCGCCGATTTATTCACCAAGCCGGTTGCACAAAGCGGCTATGCCAAAACCAACGACGAATTCGCGCGCCGTTTTGCGACACCGATTGGCGTCAACGGCCATTCGCACGAAGTGATGAGCGGCGGCGGTAACCAGGCGATGGAAACCGTGCCAGTTTCGACCGACCTTTCCGGTTTAGACACCGCCAATAATACGGCTGCGGTAACCGAAGAAGAAATGATGTCGAATCGCCCGACACCCGACCGCGTGGAAGATGTACCCGAAGGCGCGTATCCAGCGGGACAGGTCGATTTGGGACACGGCGACGTTGTGATTGCTGCGATTACGTCGTGCACAAATACTTCGAACCCCGGCGTTATGCTCGCCGCCGGTTTGGTAGCAAAAAAGGCTGTCGAGCGCGGCTTGAAAGTGCGACCGACCGTGAAGACTTCGCTCGCGCCCGGTTCGCGTGTGGTAACCGAATACTACGAAAAAACTGGACTCAACGAATATCTCGACACGCTCGGTTTCCAAACCGTTGGCTACGGCTGCACGACTTGCATTGGTAACAGCGGCCCGCTCGATCCGCGCATCGAAGATGTCGTCACCGCGAATGACCTCGTTGTTGCGTCTGTTCTTTCGGGCAACCGCAACTTTGAAGCACGCGTTCACCAAAACGTGAAAGCGAACTTTCTGATGTCGCCGCCGCTCGTTGTGGCTTACGCGCTCGCTGGAACTGTCACCAAAGACTTGACGACCGAAGCCATCGGCCAAGACCAAGACGGCAACGATATTTTCCTGAAAGACATCTGGCCGACGCAGGCTGAAGTGCGCGACGTACTGGCGAACGCGTTCGATGCTGACACTTTCACGCGAATGTACTCCAACTTTGAAAGCCAGAACCCGCTGTGGGACAATGTGCCGACAAGCGGCGGCGAAATCTACGCGTGGGACGAAAGCAGCACCTACATTCAGGAACCGCCGTTCTTCAAAGACTTCCAGATGGAACCGAAAGCACCCGGCGCCATCGAAAACGCCCGCGCCCTCGCCATCTTCGGCGATTCGGTGACAACCGATCACATTTCTCCCGCAGGCGCAATTAAGCCGTCGAGTCCGGCAGGCAGCTACTTGCAAGAACATGGCGTTGCGGTTGAAGATTTCAACTCTTATGGTTCGCGGCGTGGCAACGACCGCGTCATGACGCGCGGAACCTTTGCAAACGTGCGCATCAAGAACCTGATGGTTCCCGGTATCGAAGGCGGCGTAACCAAGCACCAGCCCGACGGCGAAACGATGAGCATCTATGACGCGGCAGAGCAGTACAAAGCCGCGAACACACCGCTGGTGATTTTCGCCGGACAGGAATACGGAACGGGAAGCTCGCGCGACTGGGCCGCCAAAGGCACCAGTTTGCTTGGTGTGCGCGCTGTCGTCGCCGAAAGTTTCGAGCGCATTCACCGCTCCAACCTTGTTGGTATGGGCGTGTTGCCTTTGCAGTTCGAGAACGGCCAGAACGCCGCTTCACTCGGACTCGATGGAACCGAAACATTCTCGTTGCTTGGTTTGGAAAGCATGACGCCGCGCCAGAGCCTGCAACTCGAAATCAAGCGCACGAATGGCGAAACCGAAACCGTTACGCTGCGTTCGCGCATCGACACACCGATTGAAATCGATTACTACGCGCACGGCGGCATTTTGCCTTACGTCTTGCGCCAGCTCATCGCTCAGGGAAATTAA